The following nucleotide sequence is from candidate division Zixibacteria bacterium HGW-Zixibacteria-1.
GTGCTTTCATATGTTGTGTCGGCCGGATCGGGGTCATAGAAGTTTTCGATGAAGGTAATCTCTATATTGTCTTTGACTTCGGTTTGGTGCCTGATGCGGTTCTGCTTAAAATTCTCTTTCCATACTTCGGCATAGGTGATCATCACGCCGCCCTGCTTAAGATGTCTATAAGCTGTTTCGAAGGCGGCTTTGAGATCGGCGGGAGTGAGCATGTAATTGACGGCGTCATGAATGACGACGGCATCGAACAACCGCCCCAGCCGGACGGTGCGCATATCGCCCTGGAGATATTCATTTTCAGGATTGATTTTGCGGGCATTGGCCAGCATCGAATCACTGATATCGACGCCGGTGATTTTAAAGGCACATTTGAGGACCCAGTCGAGATTGCCGCCGCCGCACCCGAGACTGAGAATTTCCCGGACATCAATTTGCGAGTGCGCCTTGATCTTATCAATAAAATTCTCGCCC
It contains:
- a CDS encoding class I SAM-dependent methyltransferase — protein: MPIANRLYNDLAWTWHIISKPEDYVEEGENFIDKIKAHSQIDVREILSLGCGGGNLDWVLKCAFKITGVDISDSMLANARKINPENEYLQGDMRTVRLGRLFDAVVIHDAVNYMLTPADLKAAFETAYRHLKQGGVMITYAEVWKENFKQNRIRHQTEVKDNIEITFIENFYDPDPADTTYESTFIYLIRTDGKLQIETDLHNCGVFPLELWPKTLKEIGFEVIETRFDHSEFAEGEDYPMFIGLKK